A single region of the Mycobacterium avium subsp. avium genome encodes:
- a CDS encoding gamma-glutamyl-gamma-aminobutyrate hydrolase family protein, which yields MGRGCVVLNGSEPLGGDPPRRPVVGLTAYLERVQTGIWDIPAGYLPADYFEGVTRAGGIAVLLPPQPVDTGIVGSLLDGLHALVITGGYDLDPAGYGQRPHPSTDAPRTDRDAWEFALLRGALQRGLPVLGICRGAQVLNVAFGGTLHQHLPDVLGHGGHRAGNGVFSTLPVRTVAGTRLAALLGETVDAPCYHHQAIDKVGDGLVVSAWDPDGVVEAVELPGDAFVLAVQWHPEQSLHDLRLFTAIVDAARSHAGVAR from the coding sequence ATTGGGAGAGGATGCGTGGTTTTGAACGGCTCTGAGCCCCTCGGGGGCGATCCGCCGCGGCGGCCGGTGGTGGGCCTGACGGCGTATCTGGAACGGGTGCAGACCGGGATCTGGGACATCCCCGCCGGGTACCTGCCCGCCGACTACTTCGAGGGCGTCACCCGGGCCGGGGGGATCGCCGTGCTGCTGCCGCCGCAGCCGGTGGACACCGGGATCGTCGGCTCCTTGCTGGACGGCCTGCACGCCCTGGTGATCACCGGGGGTTACGACCTCGACCCCGCCGGCTACGGCCAGCGGCCGCACCCGAGCACCGATGCACCCCGGACCGACCGCGACGCTTGGGAATTCGCGCTGCTGCGGGGCGCGCTGCAGCGCGGGCTGCCGGTGCTGGGCATCTGCCGCGGCGCGCAGGTGCTCAACGTCGCGTTCGGCGGCACCCTGCACCAGCACCTGCCCGACGTGCTCGGGCACGGCGGGCACCGGGCCGGCAACGGGGTGTTCAGCACGCTGCCGGTGCGCACCGTCGCGGGCACCCGGCTGGCCGCGCTGCTGGGCGAGACGGTCGATGCGCCGTGCTATCACCATCAGGCGATCGACAAGGTGGGCGACGGGCTGGTGGTCAGCGCGTGGGATCCCGACGGTGTGGTGGAGGCGGTGGAGCTGCCCGGTGACGCGTTTGTGCTTGCCGTGCAATGGCATCCGGAACAGTCCCTGCACGACCTGCGGCTGTTCACCGCGATCGTGGACGCCGCCCGGTCGCACGCCGGGGTCGCCCGTTGA
- a CDS encoding glutamine synthetase family protein, which translates to MASEDSALTGSDTAMLSLAALDQLVAAGAPETRVDTVIVAFPDMQGRLVGKRMDARLFVDEAAATGVECCGYLLAVDVDMNTVGGYAISGWDTGYGDLVMRPDLSTLRRIPWLPGTALVIADVVGADGSPVAVSPRAVLRRQLDRLAGRGLFADAATELEFMVFDELYRQAWASGYRGLTPASDYNIDYAISASSRMEPLLRDIRRGMAGAGLRFESVKGECNRGQQEIGFRYDEALRTCDNHVIYKNGAKEIADQHGKSLTFMAKYDEREGNSCHVHLSLRDAQGGAAFADPSRPHGMSTMFCSFLAGLLATMADFTLFYAPNINSYKRFADESFAPTALAWGLDNRTCALRVVGHGAHTRVECRVPGGDVNPYLAVAAIVAGGLYGIEQGLALPEPCAGNAYRARGVGRLPATLAEAAALFEHSALARQVFGDDVVAHYLNNARVELAAFHAAVTDWERMRGFERL; encoded by the coding sequence ATGGCCAGTGAAGACAGCGCGCTGACCGGTTCCGATACCGCGATGCTCTCGCTCGCCGCGCTGGACCAACTGGTGGCCGCCGGCGCGCCGGAAACGCGGGTGGACACCGTCATCGTGGCCTTCCCCGACATGCAGGGCCGGCTGGTCGGCAAGCGGATGGACGCGCGGCTGTTCGTCGACGAGGCGGCCGCCACCGGGGTCGAGTGTTGCGGCTACCTGCTGGCCGTCGACGTCGACATGAATACCGTGGGCGGCTATGCGATCTCGGGCTGGGACACCGGGTACGGCGACCTGGTGATGCGCCCGGACCTGTCCACCCTGCGCCGCATTCCCTGGCTGCCCGGGACGGCGCTGGTGATCGCCGACGTGGTGGGGGCCGACGGCAGCCCGGTCGCGGTGTCGCCGCGGGCCGTGCTGCGCCGCCAGCTCGACCGGCTGGCCGGGCGGGGGCTGTTCGCCGACGCCGCGACGGAGCTGGAATTCATGGTGTTCGACGAGCTGTACCGCCAGGCGTGGGCCAGCGGCTACCGCGGGCTGACCCCGGCCAGTGACTACAACATCGACTACGCGATCTCGGCGTCGTCGCGCATGGAGCCGCTGCTGCGCGACATCCGGCGCGGAATGGCCGGTGCGGGACTGCGATTCGAGTCCGTGAAGGGCGAATGCAACCGCGGCCAGCAGGAGATCGGCTTCCGCTACGACGAGGCGCTGCGGACCTGCGACAACCACGTCATCTACAAGAACGGGGCCAAGGAGATCGCCGATCAGCATGGCAAGAGCCTGACATTCATGGCGAAATACGATGAGCGCGAAGGCAACAGCTGCCACGTTCACCTTTCGCTGCGCGACGCCCAGGGCGGGGCGGCGTTCGCCGACCCCAGCCGCCCGCACGGCATGTCGACGATGTTCTGCAGCTTCCTGGCCGGCCTGCTGGCCACCATGGCAGACTTCACGCTGTTCTACGCGCCGAACATCAACTCCTACAAGCGATTCGCCGATGAGAGTTTCGCGCCCACCGCGCTGGCCTGGGGATTGGACAACCGCACCTGCGCGCTGCGGGTGGTCGGCCACGGCGCGCACACCCGCGTCGAGTGCCGGGTTCCCGGCGGCGACGTCAACCCGTATCTGGCGGTGGCGGCGATCGTCGCCGGCGGGCTGTACGGTATCGAGCAGGGCCTGGCGCTGCCGGAACCCTGCGCGGGCAACGCCTACCGCGCCCGCGGCGTCGGCCGGCTGCCGGCCACCCTGGCCGAGGCGGCGGCGCTGTTCGAGCACTCGGCGCTGGCGCGGCAGGTGTTCGGCGACGACGTCGTCGCGCACTACCTGAACAACGCCCGGGTCGAGCTGGCGGCGTTTCACGCCGCGGTCACCGATTGGGAGAGGATGCGTGGTTTTGAACGGCTCTGA
- a CDS encoding alpha/beta hydrolase, translating into MMTTLDGFGVPVVVAGPENGVVVVILGDEDRAPAAYDAVCERLHTASLRTVVIGFDPRLTPKSVIGILDALGIGWAVVMGDRAGGELAWELTATRLGRFVGLVVIDRGHPRAADRDGAIRDGHCPPVEIGTTVLVSSPAARAVAQASQQYVYADYRVVHLGRRTVQESTAQLAAEIILRTSTW; encoded by the coding sequence ATGATGACCACCCTGGACGGGTTCGGTGTCCCGGTCGTTGTGGCCGGTCCGGAGAACGGCGTCGTCGTCGTCATCCTCGGTGACGAGGATCGCGCGCCCGCGGCCTACGACGCGGTCTGCGAACGGCTGCACACCGCGTCGCTGCGCACGGTGGTGATCGGCTTCGATCCGCGGCTCACCCCCAAATCGGTGATCGGCATCCTCGACGCGCTGGGCATCGGCTGGGCCGTCGTGATGGGTGACCGCGCCGGCGGCGAACTCGCCTGGGAACTGACGGCGACCCGGCTGGGCCGGTTCGTCGGCCTGGTGGTGATCGACCGCGGGCACCCGCGGGCCGCCGACCGCGACGGCGCCATCCGCGACGGGCACTGCCCGCCGGTGGAGATCGGCACCACGGTGTTGGTCAGCTCGCCGGCCGCCCGGGCGGTGGCCCAAGCCAGCCAGCAGTACGTCTACGCCGACTACCGGGTGGTGCACCTGGGGCGGCGCACGGTGCAGGAGTCGACGGCGCAACTGGCCGCCGAGATCATTCTGCGCACCAGCACCTGGTAG
- a CDS encoding cobyric acid synthase — protein sequence MSGALLVAGTSSDAGKSVVVAGLCRLLARRGVRVAPFKAQNMSNNSAVTVEGGEIGRAQAIQARAAGLEPSVRFNPILLKPGSDRTSQLVIKGQVAESVTATSYVQHRDRLAALVLNELTCLRDEFDAVICEGAGSPAEINLRATDLANMGLARAADLAVILVGDIDRGGLLAHLFGTVAVLDPQDQALIAGFVVNKFRGDPALLQPGLRRLHDITGRPTYGVLPYADRLWLDAEDSLSVLAHRVVGAPDPPLGDDWLRVAAVRLPRISNSTDVEALACEPGVLVRWVSEPSDVADADLVVIPGSKATVADLSWLRERGLAAAITAHATAGRPVLGICGGFQMLCRRIDDRVESGVGEVAGLGLLDADIAFHPTKTLRRWQRPLAGYEIHHGRVSRCAEHSWFDSDAEPQGLVRGAVFGTHWHGLLDNDDFRRAWLVRVADAAGRRFVPGDTDVAARRDAQLDLAADLLAAHLDVDAVLGLLDGPPPRLRLATRLCR from the coding sequence GTGAGCGGAGCCCTGCTGGTCGCCGGCACCAGCTCCGACGCCGGGAAGTCGGTGGTGGTGGCCGGCCTGTGCCGGTTGCTGGCCCGCCGCGGGGTGCGGGTGGCGCCGTTCAAGGCGCAGAACATGTCCAACAACTCGGCGGTCACCGTCGAGGGCGGGGAAATCGGCCGCGCCCAGGCGATTCAGGCCCGCGCGGCGGGCCTGGAACCCAGCGTGCGGTTCAACCCGATCCTGCTCAAACCTGGCAGCGACCGCACCTCGCAGCTGGTGATCAAGGGCCAAGTGGCCGAATCGGTTACCGCGACAAGCTATGTGCAGCACCGCGACCGGCTCGCCGCCCTCGTTCTGAACGAATTGACTTGCCTGCGTGACGAATTCGATGCGGTGATCTGCGAGGGGGCGGGTTCGCCGGCCGAAATCAACCTGCGTGCAACGGATCTGGCCAATATGGGCCTGGCCAGGGCCGCCGATCTCGCGGTGATCCTGGTCGGCGACATCGACCGCGGCGGTCTGCTGGCGCACCTGTTCGGCACGGTCGCGGTGCTCGATCCGCAAGACCAGGCGCTGATCGCCGGGTTCGTCGTCAACAAATTCCGCGGCGACCCCGCGCTGCTGCAGCCCGGATTGCGCCGCCTGCACGACATCACGGGCCGGCCCACCTACGGTGTGCTCCCGTACGCCGACCGGCTGTGGCTGGACGCCGAGGACTCGCTGTCGGTGCTGGCGCACCGCGTCGTCGGCGCGCCCGACCCGCCGCTGGGCGACGACTGGCTGCGGGTGGCCGCCGTCCGGCTGCCCCGGATCTCCAACTCCACCGACGTCGAGGCGCTGGCCTGCGAACCCGGGGTGCTGGTGCGCTGGGTCAGCGAACCGTCCGACGTCGCCGACGCCGACCTGGTCGTCATCCCGGGCAGCAAGGCCACCGTCGCCGACCTGTCCTGGCTGCGCGAGCGCGGACTGGCCGCCGCGATCACCGCGCACGCCACCGCCGGCAGGCCGGTGCTGGGCATCTGCGGGGGATTTCAGATGCTGTGCCGGCGCATCGACGACCGGGTGGAATCCGGCGTCGGCGAGGTGGCCGGGCTGGGTCTGCTGGACGCCGACATCGCCTTTCATCCCACCAAGACGTTGCGCCGCTGGCAGCGGCCGCTGGCCGGCTACGAGATCCACCACGGGCGGGTCTCCCGCTGCGCCGAGCACAGCTGGTTCGACTCGGACGCCGAGCCGCAGGGTCTGGTGCGCGGCGCGGTGTTCGGGACGCACTGGCACGGCCTGCTCGACAACGACGACTTCCGGCGCGCCTGGCTCGTCCGGGTCGCCGACGCGGCCGGCCGGCGCTTCGTGCCCGGCGACACCGACGTCGCCGCGCGGCGCGACGCCCAACTCGATCTGGCCGCCGACCTGCTGGCGGCCCACCTCGACGTCGACGCAGTGCTCGGGCTGCTGGACGGTCCGCCGCCGCGGCTGCGGCTGGCAACTCGGTTGTGCCGGTAG
- the map gene encoding type I methionyl aminopeptidase yields MPARTALSPGELSPTLPVPARIPRPEYVGKPTAREGSEPWVQTPEVIEKMRVAGRIAAGALVEAGKAVAPGVTTDELDRIAHEYMIDHGAYPSTLGYKGYPKSCCTSLNEVICHGIPDSTVIEDGDIVNIDVTAYIDGVHGDTNATFLAGDVAEEHRLLVERTREATMRAINAVKPGRALSVIGRVIESYANRFGYNVVRDFTGHGIGTTFHNGLVVLHYDQPSVSTIMQPGMTFTIEPMINLGGLDYEIWDDGWTVVTKDRKWTAQFEHTLLVTDTGVEILTLP; encoded by the coding sequence ATGCCCGCTCGCACCGCGCTGTCCCCCGGAGAGTTGTCGCCGACTCTGCCGGTGCCCGCCCGCATTCCGCGCCCGGAATACGTGGGCAAGCCCACCGCCCGGGAGGGCAGCGAGCCGTGGGTGCAAACCCCCGAGGTGATCGAGAAGATGCGGGTCGCCGGGCGGATCGCGGCCGGCGCGCTGGTGGAGGCGGGCAAAGCCGTCGCGCCCGGGGTGACCACCGACGAACTGGACCGGATCGCCCACGAGTACATGATCGACCACGGCGCCTACCCGTCCACGCTGGGCTACAAGGGCTATCCGAAGTCGTGCTGCACGTCGCTGAACGAGGTGATCTGCCACGGCATCCCGGACTCGACGGTGATCGAGGACGGCGACATCGTCAACATCGACGTCACCGCCTACATCGACGGCGTGCACGGCGACACCAACGCCACCTTCCTGGCCGGCGACGTCGCCGAGGAGCACCGGCTGCTCGTCGAGCGCACCCGGGAGGCGACCATGCGCGCCATCAACGCCGTCAAGCCCGGGCGCGCCCTGTCGGTCATCGGCCGCGTCATCGAATCGTATGCAAATCGGTTCGGCTACAACGTGGTTCGCGACTTCACCGGGCACGGTATCGGCACCACCTTCCACAACGGCCTGGTCGTCTTGCACTACGACCAGCCGTCGGTGTCGACCATCATGCAGCCGGGCATGACGTTCACCATCGAACCGATGATCAACCTCGGCGGCCTGGACTACGAGATCTGGGACGACGGCTGGACGGTGGTCACCAAGGACCGCAAGTGGACCGCCCAGTTCGAACACACCCTGCTGGTCACCGACACCGGCGTGGAAATCCTGACGCTGCCGTGA
- a CDS encoding DUF1707 SHOCT-like domain-containing protein → MVALRVSDADRNGTMRRLHNAVALGLIDIDEFEQRSSQVSYARTRGELDGLVGDLPGPGAIVTSAADRVELRGWAGSLKRHGEWTVPTRLALVRRLGSVELDLTRARFAGPVVVIELDMRFGSVQIRLPDGASASIDDVEVYVGSAVDRRKDAPGEGRPHVVLTGRVVCGSVVIRGPRRSLLRRRLSG, encoded by the coding sequence ATGGTCGCGCTACGGGTCTCCGACGCCGACCGCAACGGCACCATGCGCCGGCTGCACAACGCGGTCGCGCTGGGGCTGATCGACATCGACGAGTTCGAGCAGCGCTCGTCGCAGGTCTCCTATGCGCGCACCCGCGGCGAGCTGGACGGCCTGGTCGGCGACCTGCCCGGACCGGGCGCCATCGTCACCTCCGCGGCCGACCGGGTGGAACTGCGCGGCTGGGCGGGTTCGCTCAAGCGGCACGGCGAGTGGACGGTGCCCACCCGGCTGGCGCTGGTGCGCCGGTTGGGCTCGGTGGAACTCGACCTCACCCGCGCCCGGTTCGCCGGCCCGGTGGTGGTGATCGAACTGGACATGCGCTTCGGCTCGGTGCAAATCCGGTTGCCCGACGGCGCCAGCGCCTCCATCGACGACGTCGAGGTGTATGTGGGCAGCGCCGTCGACCGCCGCAAGGACGCGCCCGGTGAGGGCCGCCCGCACGTCGTGCTGACCGGGCGGGTGGTGTGCGGCTCGGTGGTCATCCGGGGACCCCGCCGCTCGCTGCTGCGCCGGCGGTTGAGCGGCTGA